TATTTGTGCTTTGAAAATGGGTTGTGTCTTCTGTCCAAAAACACAGCGAGATAGATTATGAAGCGAGGTCAATAATTGAAATTAGATGGTAAGGAATATATTCTTGCCATCACAGTGTCATTATGCCACTGAGATTTGCATTTTTACAAAGGAATCTGATATTAGTATTCCCCGTATGGAGAATTAATTCCTAGGCTGGCTGGTTTTTTGCATGTCCTGTCAGCTGCCAGAAGAATGAGAGGGAGTAATGAAACACTGTATTAAGGACACAGTATAGGTTCAGTGCTATCCCATCATTGGCCATGAGAATAAGAGAGCACAACAGAGCAATGGAATACTATCTTAAGGACAGAGTGTAGATTGACTACTGAATTCAtaacagttatattttattgtatCATTGAACGAAATGTTTTTGATTGTGGGGGAATAAAGTTTTGAGCTTAGGTTGCCAGCTTATTGTTTGtcttatttaatttagtttaattaagGTACCTAAGGGAAATCCATATCACAGTGCGACCTCTGGAGAAATGGCTGTTTATCCTGCAAACAGCCTCATTCTCAGAAAGATAAATTTGCTTCTTTCAGTATATTTACTTTGAACTTGTCTTCATACTGTCTCGCTCTCTCAGTGTATCTGCTCTAGGCTGGTGTCCAAGTGGATGGTCCAGTTCACCAGGTGTTTAATGGGCAAGAGGTGGAAGTGTGGTCTCGAACCACATGGAATCCAAAATGGGGATTGAAGTTTTCAGATGTCAAAAATAAAGTTAGCGGAAGCTGCTCCATCTCTCAAAGATCTACGATGGCCATTAAGGGTCTTAATGTCTTTGTTGAAGACCTGTCCTTGGATGGAGGTCTTCTGATAGAATCTGTTGATGAATCAGAGGTATATCGGTTCATATTTAGCAATTTTCCCATGtctaaatacaaattattttcttgaatTGTACTTCAATACCAAAATTATCCATTTATCTGATAATTGTGTTCCTTGTGTGGAAGCCAATTCCTTGAGAACTGATTCCATAACACCTATGTTTCCATTGGCAAACATTTAAACAGGTAAAAGTAGGAGGTACCTTGCAGAACAAAGGTTGGATCCTCCAAAATGTTTACCGCAAAGATACTTCAGTCCCTGAGGAGATAAGGATTAGGGGcttcaaaatcaataaaattgagCAGCCTGAGAAGCATAATAGTGAGCCTGGCAAGTTTGACTTGAAGGCGAATTTATACAGACATAGCATCATCTCTTTTCAAGTAAAAGTTTTCCATGCTCATCCAATATCCAAACCATTTATGGAGCTCCTTTAGTGCCATGCCTTTGTTATTTACATCGGGCTATAAATAGTTGTAAGCATTGCTGTTGTTTTCCAATTCGTTTACTCATTTTTGGATTTCAATTCTCTTAATTCATTTTGTTTGTTTGAAGGAATAATAATGCATGAATATGTTCAATCAAAAAGCTTTTCCTGctgattcaaaataaaaaaaaagaaagcttTTCCTGCATGAATATCTCTGTAGCATGTGCATATTCCAAGTTCCATTTCTGAATTGGCCTTATGCATTGAGATTACAGAGGAAGCTTTTGCTGGGCTTGTGTgtgttttctttatttttaaaaataattgttttaACTCCTGTTTAATGAGGATGCCTTTGCGAGAGATGATTTGTTGGTTTTTCATGCATATCAGCAAAGTTGAGCTTTTCTAGTCCTAAAAATGGAAAGCAAACAGAAGATTTGCAAGTTTTAATATACTATGCATTTTTCACTTCTCTCTTTATTCCTGTAAGATTTTTGCGGaaatcaagttttttttttaaaaaaaaaaaaaaagaaaaacactatTTAGTCCTCACACTGATTAGTATATATCTTTAATGTTTGAAATGATTGAGAAGCCCTTGTTATTCTAGCGGTTAATAGTGTATGAAATGATTAAGATGTCCTTTTCTCTATTGAAGATGTCCTTATCCCCAATTTTTTCATGTAATCAAAATCTTAACTATTCAAttcttgtaattttaaatttataactattcaatttaaatttctttttcttccattATGTTAATTTCTCTGGGTGGATCATCATCATTGCTACTTCAATTTATTTTGGATAATCTAATACAAAATGAGAACTTTTTGACAAGAAAAAATAGCATCAGTGCTGATAATTTTGCTTGCTTGGCTGTAATATCACAGGACAACAAATTAAAAAGACTTTAAAGGTTGCTGTAATTAAGTTTGGTAATAGTAGCAATTAGCAAGGAACAAAAGCAGGGATCTCCATGAACCTTGTTGACTTGACCAATGCAATGCAGCAGAAGGAGGGGTTAAGCTGGGGGATTTGATGGCTCTTCATAGCATTGAAGAGTTGTAAAATGACCCAACTGGAAATCTTGGTAATTATTACCAAGtaatgaaaaaagaaacaaaaacaaaaccgACAAAAGAAACAGATTTTGCCCATATCTTGTATCCTAGCTCCGATCCAAAAGAACCAGCTGAAGCTACGTGTCCTTCGAACCATCAGCTAAACGTTAATATCACCAAAACGATCGGCCATTGTTGGTTCTTCTGGACCTCACGAGCTCCTGAAATCTACAAAATGCCAAACTAAATAGAACTTCCTTCTTGTGAACGAACACGGAACTTCCCAGAATTCACTGGAGCTCTTCCATTGTATCAGGACAAGACAAGGACACAGTCTTATATCTGGCTTTCTATTATTGGAAATGCGAGGATATATATGTTtctgaattatatttttaaatttttcataatgaATTTTCTATTTAGAACAAAATTACAAAAGATTTGTCAATCTTCAGAAATGTATCTGTTTCTTCCCACGAAGTTTCCTGCAAACTTCcttgagcatatcttcaatacgCAAAGGAAAATTGCTAATGATTGTGATTGGCTAACATTATTCTTCCTACGTGGTCTATAAATATACAGGACTCTGCAATCTTATTAAACATCAGCTGAAGTCAATGGTCTGCACCGATATCCAAACTATTTATTAGTGTTCTGGCGACGTCTCTGCAATATGCTCAACACCAAAGACTTGCACAGGATTTTCCAAAAGCTTGACAAAAATGGCGACGGTCTCTTGAGTCTGGAGGAGCTTAATTGGCTTCTGGAAGGAATCGGGGTCAATTTCAGCCTGAAGGAGCTGGAGTATTCGGTGGGAAAAACGAGCCTCAACTTCGATGAATTCTTGTTATTCTACGACTCCATAACTAAGCAAAACGACGACAAGAATGAAATATTAGAGGAGAAAGATGAAGAACAGGACCTAGCTAAAGCATTCAACGTGTTCGATCTTAATGGGGATGGCTTCATTTCTTGCGAGGAACTTCAAAGCGTATTGGCGAGGCTGGGTTTGTGGGATGAGACGAGTGGCAAAGATTGTAGGAGTATGATTTACGTGTACGATACAAACTTGGACGGAGTCCTTGATTTTCAAGAATTCAAGAACATGATGTTGCATGCTAATTAACCATCCAGCTCCTGCTTAATCTTCATTTTTAGTTGTGCATGGCTGAGTTTTCTTGTCAATTTCTCTGTTTCTGAGCTGTGTCTATAAATTTGAGTGTCTGTGTGTCCATTTACAGAGCAGTCTCCATGCATCATCTCACAGCAAGTTCATGCAAGTCTGAATGAATGTCATCCATCATATGTATATCTCCGGAATCTTGAAATGAAATTGGCTTGATTAATGGTAATCTAAACACtgctctatttttttaaatataattcgcATTGCCTAGATCCAAAATCCAGAACTTTCAGTTTTAAAAAGGATTTATTGGATTGAATAGAGATAACTTAGTATCAATGAAATAAAGCTGTTTGTGACTCATAATTCTCTTATCAAGAGTCTTATTTTTTGATAGGTGAGGATTATACAAATGATAGATTAAATTAGTATTCGAGAGTCTAAGAAGCATTATTAGATTATTCGATTTTGCTCATTATGATAAAGAATCTTATTCGATCGaggagaaaattttttattatagagtaaaagagtttttatttatgTGActgatatttaaatatatagagTGCAgtctcataaaaaaaatttttaacgtaaaatgaataaaaattttatccatttaactaaaaacatatgatataactataataaatatattaaattatttttaaaataaaatgagagaaattaattaatatatttactataaatagtttaatttatactattaagagattaattaaatataattgaatcctcgataaataatttaatcttgtAATTTGacgattttattaaaaaatagtaaaaaatagatGCAGTGAATGGAGTCTATATTAGAAGAGgggattattaaaattttaaaaaatattaaaaaaatttgtatgattccatttatttttcttttaatgtctaatattctatttatattaaaatagtacATGCATATTATgcagataataaaaaaatattgatataataattaaaatataattattaattaaaaaataaaaatttaaaaaatgtattataatgtaatttatttttattttaaaatatgtgatttaatttgtattaaattaatattttataatataatttttattttaatttaaaatattataaatattattttaatataaattaaactataaatattaaaataaaaaaaataaaaaaatcaaattatatttttctttaaaattttatattttttttttattattatttacaattGTTGTCACAATATGACACATCAATGTTACTGTAGTAGATACGGCCAGGGACAAGTCTTTTGGAGTTTCGCGGAAGGAAAGTATATGGTACGTTGCCGTACGGGTCAAAGTCCTCGTAAGAGAAATAATAtacttttacttttaattttaatttattggttAAAGAAAAGTTTGTGAATGTAATTTTCCGCAACTTCTCTAACTACCTTTAAATACTCCattcaatataataattttaaaagagaataattactattttttaataaagacACATCAATTTTACTGTAGTTTTCTTGAATACTCTAGGAAGGCTTTCTTTATTTATATGTGGGGCCGACTTTGAAATTTCCAAAGAGACGttatcataataaatatttaaaagaaaaatgagagaaagaaaatgatgTTATAGAATTTTGACTAATATATTTCTATATATTCtttgactttttaatttttttttattattttcattttaagtaaatggaattttaattttattaacgaGATAAAATGATCTTCCTAAATTCTAAAATGGCTTTATATTTAGATTTGAGACCTCTAGTTAAATATTCTataatttagtaaaaaataactttcttttatttaaaaaaagaaatcattTTTCTACAcgattgataattttattaaaatagttatatataaatttattaagatatttaatttttaaaataaaattaaataatataaaataaattataattaaaaaatattttttaaatataaattattttcaaaaaataaacagAGTAAATTTTCATCTGTACCTATCAAATTATTGATTGGGTTTTTGGAGCTACTATCGAGATCTGGGCCTGTATACCATAGAGAAGGAGAGAGAACCCTTGACAAAAGGGGGTTCCACGCATTTTCCTTTAGCATAAAGCATATAGCTCCACGCTTAGAAAAATTGCCAAACTCTGGCAGCTTCCTTGAATCCCTTGCTCAAGGGAATTTTCAAACTCTTCTCTCTCGAGGAGAGAAATTTGCATACATCATAGGTCCCTATTTATAATATCAACCACATATATCACGGGCGATATTTAGACTTTAAGCATTATCTAATATCAATCTTAAAATctcaatttattataaaaaaaaatcttacaattttttatttattacactTTGGATTTATCATATttccaattaaaaaaatcaagaaatATTTAGCAAGTAATTATATACCAAATTTAATGTAAAGGAGaatagtatttaatttaaattaaaaaattaatcgaattgaattaatttaaaattttaatttaattttttattaatctcgatttattttgatttttaattttacacattttaattatttcgattcaattcaatttgataaaaaaaattaaatcaaatagattagtataataatatattatttttaataatataaaaaaattagataatattaaaattaaaatatttcaattaaattttaaaatactaaaaataaattgtaaaaaaaatattaaaaatttaaatcgatcaaatcaaatcgaatcagaccgattcgatttgatttctgactaaaatcaattcgatttgattttcataaataccacaattttaatttttaatttattggattcaatttaattttaaatcaaaccgataAATTGTTACCTTCAATTTCATGTAagcaattttatataaaataattagtgaatgaaaattttatttttaaaccgAATCCAACAATTGATACTTCTAATTTCATGTAAGCAATTCTATATAAAGTAATTAGTgaatgaaaagtaaaaaatcaCGAAGCAgtattttaaaaagaataattatattttattacacgttaaatttttatagatttGCCATTTAGTGATGGAAAAACTTGAAGTAGATCGAAATTTCTCCTCTTCACTCATTCATCTCTCcccatcctcctcctcctctttctctctctttaacGTAGGCCTctctcccttttcttttttatttcttttctctccTAACAAAGAAAACCTCAACTTTTCTCGAGAAACACATACATTGCTTCCTCATTCTACAACATAAGAAAACTGCTAACACCCATAGATCTCTTTCTTTGAGAGGAGGTTTTTTCAAAGTAGTGAAAAGATTTACAAAGTTTAAAAACCTTAAATTTGTGCTTGAGagagaataattttttaaaatgaggttttgaataatttttaaaaattgctaaaattttttaattttaatccactaataaaaatatattctctTAGAAACTTCCAAATACCTTTAAAAAATAgtcttaaacaataaaaaaaaattaaaatttaaaaactatgaAATGCTATATCCTATAAAACcatactataaaaaaaattattttattatatctaGATATTAATTAGGAGAGAtgaaaactaaatttttatttaaaatgaaaatcaaattaaattaaataatatatgatttataaaataaaattaaataaaattaaattaaattaaatcaaatcaaattcgatttaatttacaTAATCGATTCGAAATTTCtaaatcataaatattataaatacaaACAATCGCAAATAACaatgtatataaataaatttatttaagtcAAAAAGCATACTCATCCAGAACAAAGAATGAGAACAaccataataaataaaaaataaaatggaggGTTGTGGCGCTGCAAACGCTGCGTTGAGGGGGCGACGTTGTCTTCAAAGGGAGATCCAATGCTgccatttttttatttcattttggcTTTATGTGTGTGATTCAGAAGTTTTGTGAAGAATTAAGTCCGTCCGCAATTTTTTTATTGGATCAATTTCATGTGGGTAaagtatatattattataaagaataataatattgttatatTGCTTTAAGGTCAACTTAGAATGACATGTAGGCTAAAGTAAACGTAATGCCAAATTCCTGGGAAGAGGGTTTTTAATAAACACTTAAGATGAattatttaatcacataagatcaaactatttttattttgtctCGTGTCATTGAGAATGTCATTCAGAATAATATTATCTGTTCATGTTAATTTTGTGATAGATTTGATAGattaaaatagtttaaattaaaatcatcaatttgtgcaatattttttttccttcgtCTTATATTAGGACTATTTTCTATATTTCAGTGGCTCTTATAAGTGCTCCAGATTTCTTGGTCTAGCACTTTGAGAAAATGAACAGTACAGTGTCAAATCAGACTAGAAGTGTCTCATACAAAAATCATATATCTAGGCTTTTATCTTGCTCCCTTCCTCTTCGACTATCATCGTGAAGTTGAAATGGCAAAAGACATGGGCTTTTCAAGAGCAGCCTAAACTTAAAGTTTCTATAATTTAGTTTTACATGGCATTCAAACTTCTTCTGAGTGTCTCTTTTATTATATACAACTCGAAACGTTTGAACACACTATTTTTATTTGTCCCTACGCTAGAGCCACTTAGTTTTTGAGCCCTTGCACTTATAAACGTGTACTTGTTGATTTTTCAAGTTTTTCTGTTTGGTGGGAGACCTTCTAGAATCAATTTAAGACTGAGCCAAATTGTAATGCTATCATGCAACTTATTGCTCTTACTCTATGGCATATATGAAAGGCACAAAACAAGAGAGTATTTGAATTTATCCTTCCAGGTCCTTTAGCTACTTCATCTGGCATTGCTATTAGCATTGTGGAGCAtagataatatataatttttgttaCTTTTTCATTGTGCAGTTTTCAACGCCAATTTTGTTTAGTTAACTCCTTTTCGTGAAACTCTAAAATATAACACTGATATTATTTGGAAAAGTCAATTTTCTCCGACTACTATTACTGTGGTGGTTCACAATtgtaatgatattttaatagatggAGTAGATAAATGTGTTTTGGAGTTATTCTCCATTAGCTGCGGAGGCTTATGCTGTCCTTGAGACTCTTTAATTAGTTTTAGTTTGCAATTTCACAGTCAATTATTGGTGCCATTAATTTAGAGATTCTATTTGCAACGTTATCTAATGTGACTTTCTCATCACATTTTGATATTATGACTACTATTGCATCTATTCGATTTTTGTGCTCTCAATTAGGTGATTTTTCTTTTGAACTTATACATTACAACGGTAATAGAACTATTGATATAGTTGCAAAACTTTATTGGAGAAATATTTTGCTTTTTATTTAACTTGTGGCTAGCCTTCCAGAACTAGtctcaaattttataaattttattgcatTTGCAGCTATATAATGTATTACTAGGTaggttaaaaaaattttatataataaattaaaatttaaagccTAATATCAAATAACACTTAAAATTCTAAGAACAAAATGTGAAAATTACCCAACTATGCctgatgtgattttttttttccttcaaatgtCAAGATTGCATTAAAAAAAAGGGTCTAAGTCCCAAATACATTACAAGTATATATAAAAAGTTCATAATAATCTATGGTCCAAAAAATCCCTTCTCCTAATAAAGTACGACCCAAGAACTAACTAGCTAAACCTTAAAATCATTTGGCGAAGAAACAGGAGGTGTTGCTGCTGTCGCTCAATCGGTTGCTTTCTAAAACAAGGATTGCCTAAACTCAAACGCAATGAAAAAAGTGACACAaagacatgtaatcaaaacaATAACAAAAAGACAATAGTGGCTATAGAAAGAAATCTAGAAAAGGTGTCGATGCAGACAGAGGGCTAATGTTGAgtatacataaaataaaattccgaACTTAAATGGTACACGGATCAAGCACGTGAATGTGGCGGACTCATTTAAGGGTCATCATTAtcgaataatttaaaaataaaaattcaaatatttttaaaaattaaatcaaattaaattaagaaaaaattaatatgaattttaattataaaaaattaaataataatttcttcaACTAAATAAAGCAGATCAAAAAACAAAAACCCCGATTCCACGTTCTAAGCctgcaaaaaacaaaaaagaattaTTGAAGTAAATAAAACCTCGCCCTTGATGGGGAGGCATCCGCAGAAGAAGGCGGATTGTATTGTTACATTACAGCagagaagagaaaaaggaaCCTCGATGTGATTGGGTAGTTGGTATGTGATTTGTCATTTTCACACTATATTAATCGTTAATTATTATGCATAAATATTTCCCGTCTTCTTCTACAATCCAATGATCCGCATCAGACAACTTTTCCCTTCCTATGTTGCCACCTAAGACTCAGACACGCATTTCAGAACCCTCTGGCTCTGTACATTTGGATATAGAGAGAGATATCTCCACTGGGACCCATCCAATCACCCAACCACAGCACAGTCCACGTGCGCTCCTCACCAACTTCAATCCAAAGCACCAACTGTCAAATGCATTCAAAACGCTCACTTACTTTCTTCCCATGAGATTCCCTCTCCAGTCTTCTTAACTTAATCCCCGTCGTACCGTCTACGTTCCTCCACCTCCGGGGACTCGTATCTCCATCATTACCCTTCTTCGCCGGCGCCGCTAATCTTTTTGTCCTCTCAGGTTACAGTTCTATCGCAAGCCATGAAACCCGCCGATATAGTCACCGCCTCCGTGGATATCGTCAAAGGTCCTAACTTTGTCAAAATTGCAGCCCTTTCgcttctctccctctctctaaTCGCCCTCTTTTACCACCCCCCTTCTTTCATTCCATCCGTTGTTTCCTCTGCCTCCTCCTCCGCTGTTGGCGATGTCACCACCTCCATATCATCATCTATTTCACCACAACCTTCGCC
This is a stretch of genomic DNA from Manihot esculenta cultivar AM560-2 chromosome 2, M.esculenta_v8, whole genome shotgun sequence. It encodes these proteins:
- the LOC110610096 gene encoding probable calcium-binding protein CML44 encodes the protein TSAEVNGLHRYPNYLLVFWRRLCNMLNTKDLHRIFQKLDKNGDGLLSLEELNWLLEGIGVNFSLKELEYSVGKTSLNFDEFLLFYDSITKQNDDKNEILEEKDEEQDLAKAFNVFDLNGDGFISCEELQSVLARLGLWDETSGKDCRSMIYVYDTNLDGVLDFQEFKNMMLHAN